The sequence ACGTCGTACTCATGCCGGCGGGTCCATGCGGTGTGCACCATGTCCAGGAGGCGGGGGATGCGGGCCGGCTGATGAGAGGTGGTGAGGACCTGCCAGCCGGCGGCGCGCAGACGTTCGGCCAGATCTTCGCACACGCCGCGGGTGCGGCCGGCGGCGGAGAGGAAATTGCCGATGAGCAGGACACGCCTGTTCATGCCACTATGACCCCGTCGACGGGCAGTTCGATCCCCCAGGCGTCACGAAACATATCCCGCACTGCCTGCAGATATGCCGAATAAGTGAACCGTTCCGCGGCCTTCAGGCCGGCACAGCTAGCAGACCGCCAGCGGTCAGGATGATTGACGAACTCAAGCACTGCGCGGACATATGCCTCCACGTCGTATGGCGGCAGGGCTAAGCCGGCGCCGGTATCGGCCAGGATTTGTGGGATGCTGGACACATTGCTGGCGATTGGCACCACTCCATAGGCCATGGCCTCGCTCAACACCTTCGGCCAGCCCTCCGACGCGTCAGAGGGGAAAATGATGAAATGTCCTCTCGAGTAGAATTCAGGCAATGTGGTCTTGGGAACCCAGCCGTGAAAGAATACCCTCTTCTCAATCTTCAATTCTTTCGCCAGGCGTTCGAACTCTGGCCGTTCGGGACCATCTCCCAGCATATGCAAGTGAAAGTCCAGCCCTCTCTCTTGCAGGCCGGCGGCGATCTGGAGGACGCGGCCGGCACCCTTGGCCTCTTCGATACGTCCCACAAAGAGCAACTGTAGGGGGGAATTCAGAACTTTGTCCCCTGCAGCATGCCGGCCCAGT comes from Anaerolineae bacterium and encodes:
- a CDS encoding glycosyltransferase family 4 protein — encoded protein: MGQLFVSITHIGCLHPEPAPSSALPYQAPNIRFVPLPPAGGHTLGAKLDILRKAPRYIRTILRELPQADVVQVRCPANISLIAIILLALVRRPRYRWVKYAGNWRPNGRESWSYTFQRWWLNKGLHRGVVTVNGRWPGQPRHVYSFLNPSLTREDIELGRHAAGDKVLNSPLQLLFVGRIEEAKGAGRVLQIAAGLQERGLDFHLHMLGDGPERPEFERLAKELKIEKRVFFHGWVPKTTLPEFYSRGHFIIFPSDASEGWPKVLSEAMAYGVVPIASNVSSIPQILADTGAGLALPPYDVEAYVRAVLEFVNHPDRWRSASCAGLKAAERFTYSAYLQAVRDMFRDAWGIELPVDGVIVA